The following are encoded together in the Kwoniella newhampshirensis strain CBS 13917 chromosome 7, whole genome shotgun sequence genome:
- a CDS encoding peptide-methionine (S)-S-oxide reductase: protein MLPLRNFLASFSSSRSAHNMVLKTPPAPTVPTAIQGKDQMKSGEGVEHATFASGCFWGTEHLFSKHFGNLPQFSAISGYTGGHADNPSYRQVCTGSTGHAEAVKLTYQKGSVAYAELVEFFYRTHDPTTVDRQGPDRGSQYRSAIFYHSPEQEEIAKKVTAEVQEKYLKGRPIVTQIAPAGKWYPGEDYHQEYLDNNPGGYECPTHRFYW, encoded by the exons ATGCTACCTCTACGAAACTTCTTGGCTAGtttctcatcctctcgatctGCACACAATATGGTACTCAAAACACCTCCAGCTCCGACTGTCCCGACCGCCATCCAAGGTAAAGATCAAATGAAGAGTggcgaaggag TCGAACACGCTACTTTTGCTTCGGGCTGCTTC TGGGGTACTGAACACCTGTTCTCGAAACATTTCGGCAACCTGCCTCAATTTTCTGCCATCTCAGGCTACACAGGTGGACACGCGGACAACCCTT CCTATCGACAAGTGTGCACGGGATCTACAGGTCATGCCGAAGCCGTCAAACTCACATACCAAAAAGGCTCAGTAGCCTATGCCGAGCTGGTCGAGTTCTTCTATCGAACCCATGATCCGACTACTGTTGATCGACAAGGACCTGATAGGGGTAGTC AATACCGAAGTGCCATCTTCTACCATTCTCCCGAacaagaggagatcgcCAAGAAAGTGACCGCGGAGGTACAGGAGAAATA CCTCAAGGGAAGACCTATTGTAACCCAGATAGCTCCTGCAGGGAAGTGGTACCCCGGTGAGGACTATCACCAAGAATACT TGGATAACAATCCGGGTGGTTATGAGTGTCCGACGCATCGGTTCTATTGGTAG